GAGGGGCGGCAGACCGCTTCGGAGCTGTGAGCGGCCTGGTGTCACCCGCGCGCCGTGAACGCTTCGGGCTTCAGGATGCGGGGTCGGTGCCGATGGATGACGACCGCTCCTCGGCCGGGGCCTGGAGTCGGGAGCGCGCTTCCTCCACCAGCTCCGGCGGGACTCGGCCTTCCAGTACGAGAACGTGCTCCAACTCGGCAGTGGCGGCGGCGAGTTCACCGAGCCCGGTCAGAGCGCGGGCCAGGTACAGGTGGACCTTGCCCTCCTGCTTGTCCCATCCGAGAGCCTCGAACCGCCCACCGATCGGCCGGAGAACGTCGACGACGTGGTGCCAGTCCTCTCGGGCGAGGTAGGCGAACGAGAGGTGGTAGGCGGCGATCAGAGCCGTGACGTCCCGCACGTTCGACGGGATGCGGTCGATATTCCGGGCGTCTGCGAGAACCGCCATGACCTCCCCGTAGGTCTCGATGGCCTCGTCGGTCCGGTCGGCCGAAGCCAGGCTGTCGATGGCGACGTTGCAGGCCTGGAGGTATCCGTTGATCTCGTCGGCCTTGGCGAACAGGTCCATGGCCCGGCGTGCGCTGTCCGCGGCGCGGGACGGATCACCGGCGCGGCTCAGGAGTGAACCGAGGTAGGTGTGGGCCCATGCCTCCTGGATGACGTCGCCCGCCGTACCGGCCAGAACCAGGGCACGCTCGGCGGCGCCGACCGCGTCGTCGTGGCGGCGGTCACAGGCCCAGTAGGCCCAAGCGAGGTAGTTCAGGTGGGTGGCTTCCAGGACGGGATCTCCGAGCGACGCGGACGCCTCGGCCGCCCGCTCGTAGAGGTCGACCCAGAGCCCCGACGAGACCCAGTTGTCGGAGAACCAGTGCATGGCCTCGGCGACTTCGACCACCTTGGCGTGTTCGCCTTCGGCGGCGGCCGCGTGGAAGGCCGCCGACCAGTTGGCACTCTCCGCCTTGATCCACTGAAACGCCTGCCGACGGCTGTCCAGGGCCACCAGACGCAGCGGATCCGGCGCGGGCGCCCCGTAACCGGGCTCGTACCAACGGCCGGCGAGGACGGCCGTATCGAGCAGCCAGGCCCGCAGCCGTGCCGCGTCGGCGGCCGACCGCTGGGGGCTGTCCTCCACCTGGTGCCGTGACCGCGCGTACAGACACAGGAGGTCGTGGAGGCGGTAGCGGTCCTCGTGATGCGTCGCGAGCAGCCCGGCCTCCAGCAGCTCCTCCAGTACGTCCTCGGCCTCGGGAATCGTCGTGTCCGCGAGTACCGCGGCCAGCGGCACGCCGAAGTCGCCGCCGGGTACGAGCGAGAGCAGCCGGAACATCCGTGCCGCGCCGGCGGCGAGACGTGAGTACGACAGGGAGAACGCGGAGTTCACGCGCAGGTCGCCGGCGCTGAGCAGGTCCAGTCTGCGGTTCTCGTCGTTGAGGCGGGTGGCCAGGCGGTGGAGGCTCCAGTTCGAGCGGGTGGCGGCCCAGTTGGCGGCGACGCGCAGAGCGAGCGGGAGGTGACCGCACAGTTCCGTCACCGACCGCGCGGCCTCGGGCTCCGCGTCCACGCGGCCGGCGCCCACCACCGCGCGCAGCAGGGAGGCGGACTCCGGCTCGCTCAGGGCGCCGAGTTCGACACGCTGGACACCTTCCAGGCCCGCCAGGGTGCGACGACTGGTCACCACCATCAACACCCCGCCCGTACGCGGCAGGAGCGGGCGCACCTGGGCCTCGCCGGCCGCGTTGTCCAGGATGACGACGGCGCGGAGGTCCGCGGCCATCGCGTGATAGCGCGCCAGACGCTCCTCGCTGTTCAACTGCGCCACGTCGAGGTCACCGACGCCCCAGGCTCCGAGCAGACGGACCACCGCGTCGTCCACGGAGAGCGGGTGGGCGTCCAGACCCCGCATGTCCACGAGGAACGCCCCGTCCGTGAAGGAGGTTCCGCATTCTTCGGCCAGTCGGATCGCCAGGGTGGTCTTCCCGCTTCCGGGAGAGCCGAACACCACGGCCACCGGGGGTGCGACCGCGTAGCGACCCCGGTCCGGCGCGTCGGTGTCCGCGAGGTGCCGCTGGGCGACGTCCCGCAACAGGTCCAGCTCGGCGCGCCGTCCGACGAAGTCACGGACGCCCCTCGGCACCTGATGGGCAGGGACCACGGAATCGGAGGGGCCGGCGACCGGACGGGAGGCCCGGGCGATCGCCAGCAGGTCGGCATGGATCGACTCGTCCAGTCCCAGGCCCTGCGCCAGGGCGGCGATCGTCCCGCGTCGGGGGCGAAGACTCCGCCCCCGCTCCATGTCGCCGATGGCGCGTCCCGAGACACCGGACGCCTCGGCCAGCTCCTCCAGCGTCAGACCACGACTCTGACGCAGTTCCCTCAGCCGACGGCCGAACCGCGTCCCGCTCCTGCTCTCCACCACACCCCGCCGTCGGCACTACCCACACATTTTTGTCGTTTCATCTTACTCTGCGCGGTGTTCCGGCCATTCATTCAATTCTCAGGTGGTCGCGGTCACCGCCCACGACGGCCGTCAAGGTCCCCGCGCGAGTCGGACGGCGATGAGTCCCACCGCTTTTGCCAGTCTGTATTCACAGCACGCGAGCAACCGCACTCGAGGAGGCCATCATGACCGTGACCTACACGTTCGACGTCTTTTCCAGCCTCGACGGATTCGGCGCAGCCGGCGGAAACTGGACCGGGTACTGGGGCAAGCAGGGGCCGGAACTCCTGGACCACCGGCTCGCCCTGTACGACGAAGCGCAGCGGATGGTCTTCGGCGCCAACACCTATCGGGCGTTCGCACGGATGCTGGCCGAGAGCACCGAGGACTCCGACGTCCGTGACCCGTGGGTCACGCGGATGCGGAACCTGCCGACGACGGTGGTGTCGAGCACGCTCGAGGGGCCTCTGGACTGGCCGGACGCCGAGGTCGCGAACGGCGATGCCGTCGATGTCGTCGCCCGGCTCAAGAAGGACTCCGCGGTGCCGCTGCGCTCGCACGGCAGCCTCTCGATGAACCGGGCCCTGATGGCGGCCGGCCTGGTGGACCGCGTCCAGGTGACGCTCTTCCCCGTCATCACCGGTCGGACCGGACTGGAACCGATCTTCGGGGGTGCGTCCGACTTCGACCTCGAACTGATCGAGCACCGCACGCTCGACGGCGATATCCAAGAGCTCGTCTACCGGCCCACCGCACACGTCTGAGTCCGGCGAGAGCAGGTGCCCCGCGGGAGGCGCACCACCGAAGGCGGGCCGTCCACGCCCGGCATCTTGGTGAGTGTCAGGTCCATCATGCCTGTTCGGAGGCTGTTTCGGTAGGACGGAGGCCACGTCCGTTCGGCCTTGTCGCCGGTGGCGGTCCACCCGCAGACTCGTCGTCATCCACCCTCCGGCGTTCGTGCCGGCATCCGTTCCCGGCTGCCGGTGCGTTCGCCGTGCTGTCTCGTCGCGCGGCGGGCGCGGCGCGGGGTGGGGACGAAGGGGGATCGGTGGATCAGGACATGGTTGTACTGGCGAGAGTCCGGCTGCTCAGTGCCAACCGACGCGTGGTGCGCGGCACCGAGGGGCTGTGGATCTATCGCCTTCTCACACAGGTCGAACCGGAGGTGTACGGGTCGAAGCTGGCGTACGTGCTGGTCGAGGCCGGCGCTTCTCCTCGGGTGAGCGAGTTGCCGGAGCGACGGCTGGCCCTGTTCGACGAGGCGGTGACCGTGGCGAAGGCGCTCGACGTCACGAATCCCTACCGGGCGAAGGTGTTGGAGCGGGCACTGGCGGCCCGGCAGCGGGAGTTGGACGGACGACCGGTGTCGTAGCGGATCCTTACAACAGCAGGTGGCCCGGGTCTCGCGTGCGTCCGGTCCGGCGAGAGCCGGGCCGGACGCCCGGCCCGGCACCAAGGGCTTCCCGCGAGCCGACTACCTCAGAGATCATGAAGCATGCTCCCGGACGACTGGCAACTCACCGCCGAAACGGACGACTTCCTCACCCGAAGCGGAGACTTCCTGCGCTCGCGGGCGGCGATGCACAACACGGTGCTCACGGACATCGAGAAGCTGCGGACACGCGGGCCTGACCCCCGCGACGCCGCGTTCGCCCCCGTGTTCGGCCGACTGGTGTCAGGAGACGAGGTGCTCGCCGTCTTCTACTACACCCCGGGCGGGCGCCTGGGCCTGACCCCACTCTCTGTCCAGCAGGCCGACGGCCTGGCCGCGCATCTGGCCGACCTCGGACACTCCCCTGCCCATGTCATCGCGGACCACGACACCGCCACGGCTTTCGCCGAGGCATGGCAGCGGCACACGGCCGCCGTCCCGACGCCCTTCTGGCGAACCCACCTCTACCGTCTCGGTACGCCCACTCCACCGCAGCCATGCCCGGACGGCCGAGGCCGTGTCGCCGGGCCGGAGGACCACGAGCAAGTCGTCGACTGGTGCCGGGAGTTCTGCGTCGCCGTCGAGGAACAGGCCACCATCGACGCTCTTGACGCCGGCTCCTGGGGCAGCACCCGTTTCGCGGACAAGCACTTCACGTTCTGGGAGACCCTGGACGGCAC
The window above is part of the Streptomyces sp. NBC_01428 genome. Proteins encoded here:
- a CDS encoding helix-turn-helix domain-containing protein, producing MESRSGTRFGRRLRELRQSRGLTLEELAEASGVSGRAIGDMERGRSLRPRRGTIAALAQGLGLDESIHADLLAIARASRPVAGPSDSVVPAHQVPRGVRDFVGRRAELDLLRDVAQRHLADTDAPDRGRYAVAPPVAVVFGSPGSGKTTLAIRLAEECGTSFTDGAFLVDMRGLDAHPLSVDDAVVRLLGAWGVGDLDVAQLNSEERLARYHAMAADLRAVVILDNAAGEAQVRPLLPRTGGVLMVVTSRRTLAGLEGVQRVELGALSEPESASLLRAVVGAGRVDAEPEAARSVTELCGHLPLALRVAANWAATRSNWSLHRLATRLNDENRRLDLLSAGDLRVNSAFSLSYSRLAAGAARMFRLLSLVPGGDFGVPLAAVLADTTIPEAEDVLEELLEAGLLATHHEDRYRLHDLLCLYARSRHQVEDSPQRSAADAARLRAWLLDTAVLAGRWYEPGYGAPAPDPLRLVALDSRRQAFQWIKAESANWSAAFHAAAAEGEHAKVVEVAEAMHWFSDNWVSSGLWVDLYERAAEASASLGDPVLEATHLNYLAWAYWACDRRHDDAVGAAERALVLAGTAGDVIQEAWAHTYLGSLLSRAGDPSRAADSARRAMDLFAKADEINGYLQACNVAIDSLASADRTDEAIETYGEVMAVLADARNIDRIPSNVRDVTALIAAYHLSFAYLAREDWHHVVDVLRPIGGRFEALGWDKQEGKVHLYLARALTGLGELAAATAELEHVLVLEGRVPPELVEEARSRLQAPAEERSSSIGTDPAS
- a CDS encoding dihydrofolate reductase family protein produces the protein MTVTYTFDVFSSLDGFGAAGGNWTGYWGKQGPELLDHRLALYDEAQRMVFGANTYRAFARMLAESTEDSDVRDPWVTRMRNLPTTVVSSTLEGPLDWPDAEVANGDAVDVVARLKKDSAVPLRSHGSLSMNRALMAAGLVDRVQVTLFPVITGRTGLEPIFGGASDFDLELIEHRTLDGDIQELVYRPTAHV
- a CDS encoding GNAT family N-acetyltransferase; this encodes MLPDDWQLTAETDDFLTRSGDFLRSRAAMHNTVLTDIEKLRTRGPDPRDAAFAPVFGRLVSGDEVLAVFYYTPGGRLGLTPLSVQQADGLAAHLADLGHSPAHVIADHDTATAFAEAWQRHTAAVPTPFWRTHLYRLGTPTPPQPCPDGRGRVAGPEDHEQVVDWCREFCVAVEEQATIDALDAGSWGSTRFADKHFTFWETLDGTPVSMAGSTSMIGGMVRVDPVSTPARFRGRGYAGAVTVEVSGAALAAGATDVVLFADPRNPTSNALYQRVGYVHLADFTGYRFSSTGGPEGTRRAT